A window of Zingiber officinale cultivar Zhangliang chromosome 5A, Zo_v1.1, whole genome shotgun sequence contains these coding sequences:
- the LOC121979360 gene encoding enoyl-CoA delta isomerase 2, peroxisomal-like, with the protein MCSLERRDRVFLLSITGDGQHRLNADTIASLRSSLAEIRSQVAAAPGGYSLVTAAEGRFFSNGFDLAWANEAGTPSGSRQRLSSLVALFKPVVADLLSLPMPTVAAVTGHAAAAGFMLAISHDYAVMRGDRGVLYMSELDIGLSFPDYFMSLMRAKIADPRTLRDVTLRAKKFSAAEAEARGIVDSVHGSAAETVEAALRLAKELAARNWDGGVYASIRMGAFPEACAAVGLAEHDDEEKRKTFVSKL; encoded by the coding sequence ATGTGTTCCCTCGAGAGACGTGACCGCGTCTTCCTTCTCTCCATCACCGGTGACGGCCAGCACCGCCTTAACGCCGACACGATCGCCTCTCTCCGATCCTCTCTCGCCGAGATCCGTTCGCAAGTCGCCGCCGCCCCCGGCGGCTACTCCCTCGTCACCGCTGCCGAAGGGCGCTTCTTCTCCAACGGCTTCGATCTCGCTTGGGCCAACGAAGCGGGAACCCCCTCGGGCTCCCGACAGCGCCTCTCCTCCCTCGTCGCCCTCTTCAAGCCGGTGGTGGCCGACCTCCTCTCCCTCCCGATGCCCACCGTCGCCGCCGTGACCGGCCACGCCGCCGCCGCCGGGTTCATGCTCGCGATCAGCCACGACTACGCCGTGATGCGGGGGGATCGCGGCGTCCTGTACATGAGCGAGCTCGACATCGGGCTCTCCTTCCCGGACTACTTCATGTCGCTGATGCGGGCGAAGATCGCCGATCCGCGTACGCTGAGAGACGTGACCCTGCGGGCGAAGAAATTCTCGGCTGCGGAGGCGGAGGCGAGGGGGATCGTCGACTCGGTGCACGGCAGCGCGGCCGAGACGGTGGAGGCGGCGTTGCGGCTGGCGAAGGAACTGGCGGCGCGGAACTGGGACGGCGGGGTCTACGCGTCGATACGGATGGGGGCGTTCCCGGAGGCCTGCGCTGCGGTGGGATTGGCGGAGCACGACgacgaggagaagaggaagacctTCGTCTCCAAGCTCTAA
- the LOC121979361 gene encoding mitoferrin-like, with the protein MEGRGFWQYMVAGSVAGMAEHMAMFPVDTLKTRMQTVAVSSTSSCCPRGQSNVGSLLASIVRSEGPSGLYRGIAAIGLGAGPAHAAYFAVYEICKGRLGGDRHDGYHHPLIHAASGVAATVASDTVFTPMDVVKQRLQLRSSPYSGVRDCIVRMLRDEGIKSFYASYRTTVLMNAPFTAVHFSTYEAVKKILFEISPENSSEERLVVHLTAGGSAGALASALTTPLDVVKTRLQCQGVCGADKFGSSSVHMVMKKIVAKEGPRALLQGLKPRVLFHTPAAAICWSTYEAVKSFLQKNTHESSS; encoded by the exons ATGGAAGGACGCGGGTTCTGGCAGTACATGGTAGCCGGGTCCGTCGCGGGCATGGCGGAGCACATGGCGATGTTCCCTGTCGACACCCTCAAGACCCGGATGCAGACAGTGGCCGTGTCTTCCACTTCCTCGTGTTGCCCTCGTGGACAGTCTAACGTCGGCAGTTTGCTCGCCTCCATCGTCCGCTCCGAGGGCCCTTCCGGCCTCTACCGTGGCATCGCCGCCATTGGCCTCGGCGCCGGCCCCGCCCACGCCGCCTACTTTGCTGTCTATGAAATCTGCAAAGGCCGCCTCGGTGGCGATCGCCATGATGGCTATCACCATCCTCTCATTCATGCCGCCTCCGGGGTGGCCGCCACCGTCGCCAGCGACACCGTATTCACGCCTATGGACGTTGTCAAGCAGCGCCTTCAGCTACGCTCGAGCCCCTACAGCGGAGTGAGGGATTGCATAGTTAGGATGCTGAGGGACGAAGGGATCAAGTCGTTCTATGCCTCGTATCGGACAACTGTCCTTATGAACGCGCCATTCACCGCTGTTCACTTCAGCACATATGAGGCAGTGAAAAAAATTCTCTTTGAGATCTCGCCGGAGAATTCGAGTGAAGAAAGGCTTGTGGTTCATTTGACAGCAGGTGGCTCGGCAGGTGCTCTTGCTAGCGCTTTGACCACTCCGCTAGATGTGGTCAAGACAAGGCTGCAATGCCAG GGTGTATGTGGCGCGGATAAGTTTGGTAGTAGTTCAGTCCACATGGTCATGAAGAAAATAGTCGCAAAGGAAGGGCCTAGAGCCCTGTTGCAAGGTTTGAAACCCAGGGTGCTATTTCATACCCCGGCTGCTGCAATATGCTGGTCCACATACGAGGCTGTGAAAAGTTTCCTTCAGAAGAACACTCACGAGAGCTCTTCATAG